In one window of Paraburkholderia phymatum STM815 DNA:
- a CDS encoding MFS transporter produces MNNPPADSSDQPKITTSATADTFDTHVDGTGRDAGIRLPRQKPFQRFWCTRVLSSLSFQMLVVAMGWHIYALTHSAFALGLVGLAQFLPMFVLTLVVGQVADRYDRRRIAAICQGLECAAAAVFAWGTFGGWISAAVIYVLAACVGAARAFESPAVASLLPGVVPRAQLSQATAWATSANQAAQIGGPALGGLLYGIGPGAAYLACTLSFALASAAVSTIPLRTKPVPRSPVTLESVFSGVRFIRSQPVILGALSLDLFAVLFGGATALLPIFARDVLHAGPLGLGLLRSASAVGALGGTIWLAHFPLRKRPGAAMFGGVIAFGIATLVFGLSHSFIVSWLALMALGASDVISVVVRLSLVQLRTPDEMLGRVSAVNSLFIGTSNQLGEFESGLTAGWWGAPPAVLVGGCATIAIALLWMKLFPELRRTRTLEREAHGGRAAA; encoded by the coding sequence ATGAACAACCCGCCCGCCGACTCCAGCGACCAGCCCAAAATCACCACGAGCGCTACCGCCGACACCTTCGACACGCACGTCGACGGCACCGGCCGCGATGCCGGAATCCGCCTCCCCAGACAGAAACCATTCCAGCGGTTCTGGTGTACGCGCGTGCTGTCGTCGCTGTCGTTCCAGATGCTTGTCGTCGCGATGGGCTGGCATATCTACGCGCTCACGCATAGCGCTTTTGCGCTCGGCCTGGTCGGCCTTGCGCAGTTCCTGCCGATGTTCGTGCTGACGCTTGTCGTCGGCCAGGTCGCGGACCGCTATGACCGCCGGCGCATCGCCGCCATCTGCCAGGGGCTCGAATGTGCGGCGGCGGCGGTTTTCGCCTGGGGCACCTTCGGCGGCTGGATCAGCGCGGCTGTGATCTACGTGCTCGCTGCCTGTGTGGGCGCGGCGCGCGCGTTCGAGTCGCCCGCTGTCGCTTCGCTGCTGCCGGGCGTCGTGCCGCGCGCGCAGCTATCGCAGGCGACGGCATGGGCCACCTCCGCGAACCAGGCTGCGCAGATCGGTGGGCCGGCGTTGGGCGGTCTGCTTTACGGCATCGGCCCCGGCGCGGCATATCTTGCGTGCACGCTGTCGTTCGCGCTCGCGTCGGCAGCCGTCAGCACGATTCCGTTGCGCACGAAGCCCGTGCCGCGCTCGCCCGTCACGCTCGAATCGGTGTTCTCGGGCGTGCGTTTCATCCGCAGCCAGCCGGTGATTCTCGGCGCGCTGTCGCTCGACCTGTTCGCGGTGCTGTTCGGCGGCGCGACGGCCCTGCTGCCCATCTTCGCGCGCGATGTGCTGCACGCCGGACCGCTCGGGCTGGGCCTGCTGCGCTCCGCATCGGCCGTCGGCGCGCTCGGCGGCACGATCTGGCTCGCCCATTTCCCGCTGCGCAAGCGGCCGGGAGCGGCGATGTTCGGTGGCGTGATTGCGTTCGGCATCGCGACCCTGGTGTTCGGTCTGTCGCATTCGTTCATCGTGTCATGGCTCGCGCTGATGGCGCTCGGCGCATCGGATGTGATCAGCGTCGTCGTGCGGCTGTCGCTCGTGCAGCTGCGCACGCCCGATGAGATGCTCGGCCGCGTGAGCGCCGTCAATTCGCTCTTCATCGGCACGTCGAATCAACTGGGCGAATTCGAATCGGGGCTTACCGCCGGCTGGTGGGGCGCGCCACCGGCCGTGCTGGTCGGCGGTTGCGCGACGATCGCGATTGCGCTGTTGTGGATGAAGCTGTTCCCCGAATTGCGCCGCACGCGGACGCTCGAACGTGAAGCGCATGGCGGCCGCGCCGCTGCCTGA
- a CDS encoding glycosyltransferase family 2 protein, with product MTTSCKVSICVPTYNRPELLVECLDSCLAQTHANIEILIGDDSSDTRTQQLIAARYAHDARIRYVKNGPSLGQARNVASLFARATGDKIALIHDDDYFTSDGIETLLALWHRHPQLEVAFADQYEVDAHGNFDATTSAAVNAAFHRNTAAQGLQRQPGRTGLVQMFPNNGWMANADLVKRISYRDDVGTCCDYVFGAELCLAASQVYYLHRYVSYYRKTDVSVSGRTRGSACSASLTAFEFVSRLTLDASLEPARRLALRRLAPNVVSLYAKNDAPLAALRVAFVHLYAYAYGLDARLYYHLSLIARACIPMKWRGLPPSATRFP from the coding sequence ATGACGACATCCTGCAAGGTTTCTATTTGCGTGCCGACATACAACCGGCCTGAACTGCTTGTGGAATGTCTGGACTCGTGTCTGGCGCAGACACATGCGAACATCGAAATACTGATCGGCGACGATTCGAGCGATACGCGCACACAGCAGCTGATCGCCGCGCGCTACGCGCACGATGCGCGCATCCGGTACGTGAAGAACGGGCCATCGCTGGGTCAGGCGCGCAACGTCGCGAGTCTTTTCGCACGCGCGACGGGTGACAAGATCGCGCTAATTCACGACGACGATTACTTCACGAGCGATGGCATCGAGACTCTGCTCGCGCTGTGGCATCGGCATCCGCAGCTCGAGGTCGCGTTCGCCGACCAGTACGAAGTCGATGCACACGGCAATTTCGACGCGACGACGAGCGCGGCCGTGAATGCGGCCTTCCATCGCAACACGGCGGCGCAAGGTCTGCAGAGGCAGCCGGGGCGCACGGGACTCGTGCAGATGTTCCCAAATAACGGCTGGATGGCGAATGCGGATCTCGTCAAACGCATCAGCTATCGCGATGACGTCGGTACGTGCTGCGACTACGTATTCGGCGCCGAGCTGTGCCTCGCCGCATCGCAGGTGTATTACCTGCATCGCTACGTATCGTACTACCGCAAGACCGACGTCTCGGTTTCGGGCCGCACGCGCGGCTCCGCATGCTCTGCTTCGTTGACGGCCTTCGAGTTCGTGTCGCGGCTGACGCTCGATGCGTCGCTCGAACCTGCTCGCCGCCTCGCGTTGCGCAGGCTCGCGCCAAACGTCGTCTCGCTGTATGCGAAGAACGATGCGCCGCTTGCAGCGCTGCGTGTGGCGTTCGTGCACCTGTACGCGTATGCGTACGGACTCGATGCGCGGCTCTACTATCATCTGTCGCTGATCGCACGCGCATGCATTCCGATGAAGTGGCGAGGACTGCCGCCATCTGCCACGCGCTTTCCCTGA
- a CDS encoding MFS family transporter, which translates to MTDTTVFTPSDTRRRIFAIVGASSGNLVEWFDFYVYSFCALYFAPAFFPKGDTTAQLLNTAGVFAAGFLMRPIGGWFFGRLADKRGRRFAMMVSVFMMCGGSLVIAALPTYAQIGALAPALLLVARLFQGLSVGGEYGTSATYMSEVALKGRRGFFASFQYVTLIGGQLFALLVLVILQQLLTTEELKAWGWRIPFVVGALAALVALYLRRSLDETTTAETRQRKEAGTLRGMWKHKGAFFTVLGFTAGGSLIFYTFTTYMQKYLVNTAGMNTKTASNVMTAALFVYMIMQPVFGALSDRIGRRQSMLLFGFFATISTVPLLHALKDVTSPVMAFVFVVIALAIVSFYTSISGLIKAEMFPPEVRALGVGLSYAVANAIFGGSAEYVALWLKQAGSESMFYWYVTALCAIAGLVSFRMRDPSKEGYLRNEP; encoded by the coding sequence ATGACCGATACGACCGTCTTCACGCCCTCCGACACCCGTCGACGCATCTTCGCGATCGTCGGCGCTTCGTCCGGCAATCTCGTCGAGTGGTTCGATTTCTACGTCTACTCGTTTTGCGCACTGTACTTCGCACCCGCGTTTTTCCCGAAAGGCGATACGACAGCGCAGTTGCTGAATACGGCAGGCGTGTTCGCCGCGGGCTTCCTGATGCGCCCGATCGGCGGCTGGTTCTTCGGCCGTCTCGCCGACAAGCGCGGCCGCCGTTTCGCGATGATGGTGTCTGTATTCATGATGTGCGGCGGTTCGCTCGTGATTGCCGCGTTGCCCACTTATGCGCAGATCGGCGCGCTCGCGCCTGCGTTGCTGCTGGTCGCGCGTCTGTTTCAGGGCCTGTCGGTGGGCGGCGAATATGGCACCAGCGCAACGTACATGAGTGAAGTCGCGTTGAAGGGGCGTCGCGGCTTCTTCGCGTCGTTCCAGTACGTGACGCTGATCGGCGGGCAACTGTTCGCGTTGCTCGTGCTCGTGATCCTGCAACAGCTGCTGACGACGGAAGAGCTGAAGGCGTGGGGCTGGCGTATTCCGTTCGTGGTCGGCGCGCTGGCCGCGCTGGTCGCGCTGTATCTGCGCCGCTCGCTCGACGAAACGACCACGGCCGAGACGCGTCAGCGCAAGGAAGCGGGCACGCTGCGCGGCATGTGGAAGCACAAGGGCGCTTTCTTCACGGTGCTCGGCTTTACGGCGGGCGGTTCGCTGATTTTCTACACGTTTACGACGTACATGCAGAAGTATCTCGTCAACACAGCAGGCATGAACACGAAGACTGCCAGCAACGTGATGACGGCTGCGCTCTTCGTGTACATGATCATGCAGCCGGTGTTCGGTGCCTTGTCGGATCGTATCGGCCGCCGCCAGTCTATGCTGCTGTTCGGCTTCTTCGCGACGATCAGCACGGTGCCGCTGCTGCACGCCCTGAAGGACGTGACAAGCCCCGTGATGGCCTTCGTGTTCGTGGTGATCGCGCTGGCCATTGTCAGCTTCTATACGTCGATCAGCGGCCTGATCAAGGCCGAAATGTTCCCACCTGAAGTGCGCGCGCTGGGCGTCGGCCTGTCGTACGCGGTGGCGAATGCGATCTTCGGCGGGTCGGCGGAGTACGTGGCGCTGTGGCTCAAGCAGGCCGGCAGCGAATCGATGTTCTACTGGTACGTGACGGCGCTGTGTGCGATCGCCGGCCTCGTATCGTTCCGCATGCGCGATCCGTCAAAGGAAGGCTATCTGCGCAACGAACCGTGA